The Aureispira anguillae genome contains a region encoding:
- a CDS encoding FtsX-like permease family protein encodes MLNKVLWKNKSRWQTTGASIGIFIGLFLLLFALQVYLDVQILTKGAKDNNFLVINKLFEKNYGKPLTFSQEEFNEIRQQPFFNQVDAFESNDYKVSLSSQTMGFRTLLFFQALPQEFLDVDSVLFQWKPGDKIPIVLSSDYLALYNFGFAPSQGLPKFSANTISLVDFKIAVSGNGQQEIFDGYVCGFTPNVNSILVPKSFMRYANQKFGESSKTKLPTQLIASTDNPYSVGLEKFLAEKNYEISRGGLIGGELKTTLFMLVFLLVAIGLTIVGLAMLVFILNFQVLIAQASQDIQLLIQLGYKDQQIAKILAKNLLKLFGIVVVAVFALLVPIKYLLSSLITEQGYHLSFSLHPIVWFVGLLFCILFIWINISSIRKNVQNLA; translated from the coding sequence ATGCTTAATAAAGTACTTTGGAAAAATAAAAGCCGTTGGCAAACAACTGGAGCATCTATAGGGATATTTATAGGTTTGTTTTTGTTGTTGTTTGCCCTGCAAGTTTATTTAGATGTGCAAATACTGACCAAAGGAGCCAAGGATAATAATTTTTTGGTCATCAACAAACTATTTGAAAAAAACTACGGCAAGCCATTGACTTTTTCACAAGAAGAATTTAATGAGATTCGTCAGCAGCCCTTTTTTAATCAAGTTGATGCCTTTGAATCCAATGACTACAAGGTTTCTCTTTCGAGCCAAACCATGGGGTTTAGAACCTTGCTTTTTTTTCAAGCACTGCCACAAGAATTTTTAGATGTAGACTCTGTTTTGTTTCAGTGGAAACCTGGTGATAAAATTCCGATTGTTTTATCGAGCGATTATCTGGCACTGTATAACTTTGGTTTTGCTCCCAGTCAGGGCTTGCCCAAATTTTCAGCCAATACCATTAGTTTGGTTGACTTTAAGATTGCAGTCTCTGGCAATGGACAACAAGAAATTTTTGATGGTTATGTTTGTGGTTTTACACCAAATGTTAATTCCATCTTGGTTCCAAAATCCTTTATGCGCTATGCGAACCAAAAATTTGGCGAAAGCAGCAAAACTAAATTGCCCACTCAACTCATTGCGTCTACCGATAACCCTTATAGCGTTGGTTTAGAAAAATTCTTAGCAGAAAAAAATTATGAAATATCAAGAGGTGGTTTAATTGGTGGTGAACTCAAAACCACTTTATTTATGCTTGTTTTCTTATTGGTAGCAATAGGTTTGACTATTGTAGGCTTAGCCATGTTAGTTTTCATTCTAAATTTTCAAGTACTCATTGCGCAAGCTAGCCAAGATATACAATTGTTAATTCAACTGGGGTACAAAGATCAGCAAATTGCCAAAATACTAGCTAAAAATTTACTAAAACTCTTTGGCATAGTGGTGGTAGCTGTTTTTGCGCTATTGGTTCCTATCAAATACCTCCTTTCCTCCCTGATTACAGAACAGGGCTACCATTTAAGTTTTAGTTTACATCCAATAGTTTGGTTCGTTGGCTTACTTTTTTGTATCTTGTTTATATGGATCAATATCAGCAGCATTCGCAAGAATGTACAAAATTTGGCATAA
- a CDS encoding OprO/OprP family phosphate-selective porin — translation MNKPTIRRGFRSIFAVCFFVLMTCNVSAQFKMPRFGKGLSFVAKDSTFKLKFNARIQSLFVVEYDAANKDSSISNTSSNFMIRRARIKFGGYAFSPKIAYKIELGLSANDISSSQEDGLGGDAARIILDAVVQWKFAKNYELWVGQTKLPGNRERIISSASLQLVDRSLVNSRFNIDRDMGLQLRGKWTFGNFVVKPALAFTQGEGRNITAGNFGGFSYTARLDFNPFGEFAKKGDYIGGDLTREDKPKLAFAIAGNYNDRAIRQGGQLGAFVKDTLGNYIENSLASCLIDLMFKYKGFSIHSEFGYRVALNQFDATTKKFNTGYGFNVQMGYLFMKNYELAARFTMIRKDGAYSGLKNINEYTLGFSKYIVGHNLKVQTDLGYAHDPIEPLGVFRFRLQVEMQF, via the coding sequence ATGAATAAGCCAACGATTAGAAGAGGATTTAGAAGTATTTTTGCAGTCTGTTTCTTCGTATTGATGACCTGTAATGTAAGCGCTCAATTTAAAATGCCTAGGTTTGGCAAAGGGCTTTCTTTCGTGGCAAAAGATTCAACTTTTAAGCTGAAATTTAATGCAAGAATTCAGAGTTTATTTGTAGTAGAGTATGATGCAGCAAATAAAGACAGCTCTATTAGTAATACAAGTTCTAACTTTATGATAAGGCGAGCTCGAATTAAATTTGGAGGCTATGCTTTTTCTCCCAAAATTGCCTATAAAATTGAGCTTGGGCTTTCTGCTAACGATATTAGTTCAAGCCAAGAAGACGGATTGGGAGGGGATGCTGCTAGAATAATTTTGGATGCTGTTGTTCAATGGAAATTTGCTAAAAACTACGAATTGTGGGTTGGTCAAACAAAATTGCCTGGTAATCGTGAACGGATTATATCGTCTGCCAGCTTGCAATTGGTGGATCGCTCATTGGTTAATAGCAGGTTTAATATTGATCGTGATATGGGGCTTCAATTAAGAGGAAAGTGGACGTTTGGAAATTTTGTAGTAAAACCTGCTCTTGCATTTACACAAGGAGAAGGAAGAAATATTACTGCTGGAAATTTTGGTGGCTTTTCGTATACAGCTCGTTTGGATTTTAATCCTTTTGGCGAATTTGCTAAGAAAGGAGATTACATAGGGGGAGATTTGACTCGTGAAGATAAACCTAAGCTTGCTTTTGCCATTGCGGGAAATTACAATGATCGGGCAATTCGGCAAGGAGGGCAACTAGGCGCTTTTGTAAAAGATACTTTGGGGAATTATATCGAAAACTCATTGGCTTCTTGTTTGATTGATTTAATGTTCAAATATAAAGGTTTTTCTATTCATTCAGAATTTGGATATAGAGTAGCATTGAACCAGTTTGATGCTACAACAAAAAAGTTTAACACTGGGTATGGATTTAATGTCCAAATGGGATATTTATTCATGAAAAATTATGAACTTGCAGCGCGTTTTACAATGATAAGAAAAGATGGTGCTTATTCTGGCTTAAAAAATATCAATGAATATACATTAGGGTTTTCTAAATATATTGTAGGGCATAATTTAAAAGTACAAACAGATTTGGGCTATGCCCATGATCCAATTGAACCACTGGGTGTTTTTCGTTTTAGGTTGCAGGTAGAAATGCAGTTCTAA
- a CDS encoding MIP/aquaporin family protein, protein MKKYIAELIGTFALVFFGTGAIVVDHITHGAISHLGVALSFGLIVTIMIYALGSISGAHINPAVSIGFCFTNRFHKKDLAPYLIAQTTGAIAASFVLFFLFVNHGNLGSTQPSGTIMQSFVLEMILTYFLMLVILCVSQNPEISKFTGIAVGATVMLEALFAGPICGASMNPARSIAPALVSGNLAALWVYILAPIIGAIIATLTWKYFNSKKP, encoded by the coding sequence ATGAAAAAATATATCGCCGAACTAATTGGAACCTTTGCATTGGTATTCTTTGGAACAGGAGCAATTGTTGTTGATCACATTACACATGGAGCTATAAGTCATCTTGGTGTGGCACTTTCATTTGGTTTAATTGTAACAATTATGATTTATGCACTAGGGAGTATCTCTGGAGCGCATATTAATCCAGCCGTTAGTATAGGTTTTTGTTTTACCAATCGCTTCCATAAAAAAGATTTAGCCCCCTACCTTATTGCTCAAACCACAGGAGCTATTGCAGCCTCTTTTGTTTTATTTTTTCTTTTTGTCAACCATGGAAACTTGGGCAGCACCCAACCATCAGGTACCATAATGCAATCGTTTGTACTCGAAATGATCTTGACTTATTTTCTGATGCTGGTGATACTCTGTGTTAGTCAAAACCCTGAAATTAGTAAATTTACGGGCATTGCAGTAGGAGCTACTGTAATGCTAGAAGCCTTGTTTGCAGGCCCTATTTGTGGCGCCTCGATGAACCCTGCTCGTTCGATTGCACCAGCTTTGGTTTCTGGCAATCTGGCTGCCTTGTGGGTTTATATTCTTGCTCCAATTATAGGAGCAATTATAGCTACTTTAACGTGGAAATATTTTAACTCAAAAAAGCCATAA
- a CDS encoding Na/Pi cotransporter family protein, with the protein MEFGIWEIVQILGSLAFFIYGMKMMSDGIQRAAGSQLRKILRGMTRNRFLGVFTGFLVTALVQSSSATTVMTVSFVNAGLLSLVESAGVMMGANIGTTITGWIVSILGFKVKLAHYSIPLFAIGVPMFLIAKGKTKYWGEFVIGFAILFMGLSALKGAVPDIKHNPEVLDFLQNFTEWGILSRIFFVFVGALLTVVVQSSSASMAITLTMCAQGWLPLDVAAAMILGENVGTTITAELASMIANTNAKRSARIHSLFNLIGVTWMVLILPYYLPVLTSMAESVMQVDASKAGDVPLILAAFHTTFNTLNVLIMLAFVPWLVKVATVSVKEEEDESYERLKFIKNPPITPELSTEALQKETAHFGEVVSRMNGFLKTVINSIDKKEKAEAIKRLAKYEAISDTMEIEITEYITNLIDKKATHETSTKLRSFMNIANDLERIGDIYYQISKTLEEKSNTKAYFLPEQRNGLNEMIGMISNAFNQMNANLSSSSYSTVEKDSARTLEDQINSLRNKLKANNLDRLGDSDYKVEAAMIYNNIFSSLERVGDHIINVTESILGEI; encoded by the coding sequence ATGGAGTTTGGAATTTGGGAAATTGTTCAAATTTTAGGATCGCTTGCTTTTTTTATCTACGGGATGAAAATGATGAGCGATGGGATTCAAAGAGCTGCAGGTTCTCAGCTTAGAAAAATCTTAAGAGGGATGACGAGAAATCGCTTTTTAGGCGTATTTACTGGTTTTCTTGTTACTGCTTTGGTGCAATCTTCTTCTGCAACAACCGTTATGACGGTAAGTTTTGTTAATGCGGGTTTGCTTTCTTTGGTAGAATCAGCGGGGGTAATGATGGGGGCTAATATTGGTACAACAATTACAGGTTGGATTGTTTCTATCTTAGGTTTTAAAGTTAAGCTTGCACATTATTCTATTCCTCTATTTGCCATAGGTGTTCCTATGTTTTTAATTGCCAAAGGCAAAACTAAATATTGGGGAGAATTTGTGATTGGGTTTGCGATTTTATTTATGGGATTGAGCGCTTTGAAAGGTGCTGTGCCAGATATTAAGCACAATCCTGAGGTATTGGACTTCTTGCAAAACTTTACAGAATGGGGGATACTTTCTCGTATATTCTTTGTTTTTGTTGGAGCTTTATTGACCGTTGTTGTGCAATCTTCAAGTGCATCTATGGCGATTACACTAACCATGTGTGCCCAAGGATGGTTGCCTCTTGATGTGGCTGCTGCAATGATTCTTGGAGAGAATGTTGGAACAACAATTACGGCAGAGTTGGCCTCTATGATTGCCAATACGAATGCAAAACGATCGGCTAGAATTCATTCTTTGTTTAACCTTATAGGGGTTACATGGATGGTGCTTATTTTGCCTTACTATCTTCCTGTTTTGACAAGCATGGCTGAAAGTGTTATGCAAGTTGATGCTAGTAAGGCTGGAGATGTGCCATTGATTTTAGCGGCTTTCCACACTACTTTTAATACCTTAAACGTACTGATTATGTTAGCTTTTGTACCTTGGTTGGTAAAAGTAGCTACAGTATCGGTAAAAGAGGAAGAGGACGAGTCATACGAACGATTGAAATTTATCAAAAATCCACCCATTACTCCTGAGTTAAGTACAGAAGCGCTTCAAAAAGAAACGGCTCATTTTGGTGAGGTAGTTAGTCGTATGAATGGCTTTTTGAAAACCGTAATCAACTCTATTGATAAAAAAGAAAAGGCAGAAGCAATTAAAAGATTGGCAAAATACGAAGCAATTAGTGATACGATGGAGATTGAAATTACAGAGTATATTACCAATCTAATTGATAAAAAAGCTACTCATGAAACATCAACCAAACTGCGTAGTTTTATGAATATTGCGAATGACTTAGAGCGAATTGGGGACATCTATTACCAAATATCTAAGACATTAGAAGAAAAGAGCAATACAAAAGCTTACTTTTTGCCAGAACAACGAAATGGTCTGAATGAAATGATTGGAATGATCTCTAATGCATTCAATCAAATGAATGCCAATCTTTCTTCTTCTTCTTATTCTACGGTAGAAAAAGACAGTGCAAGAACGCTAGAAGATCAAATCAATTCGCTTAGAAATAAACTTAAGGCAAATAACCTAGATCGTTTAGGAGATTCAGATTATAAGGTTGAAGCGGCTATGATTTATAATAATATCTTTTCTTCTTTAGAACGTGTTGGTGATCATATCATAAACGTAACAGAATCTATTTTAGGAGAGATTTAA